One Nicotiana sylvestris chromosome 12, ASM39365v2, whole genome shotgun sequence genomic window carries:
- the LOC104235410 gene encoding uncharacterized protein, which yields MTEVVGSHTTSIQKLEIQMRDLSREQNPKQKGQLPSNTIANPKSGGSGSTSHVMAITTRSGKVLQEEQGVVEVKRVPEKEKVQEVNQEGVKEKEKETSKAPPPIPRPPPPFPKRLIRRVDDSKLKKFYDILKILSVNIPFLEAFQEMSGFANYLKDFITKKRTTNNEVVNMTHRVSSIIATSTVQKKEDPGAFTIPCTIGERDFAKALCDNGDSINLMPLAIYKQAGLGMPRPTSMRLQMADRSIK from the exons ATGACCGAAGTTGTTGGCTCTCACACCACATCTATCCAAAAGTTAGAGATTCAAATGAGAGACCTTTCAAGAGAGCAAAACCCAAAGCAAAAAGGGCAACTTCCTAGTAATACCATTGCGAACCCGAAGAGTGGTGGAAGTGGCTCAACTTCTCACGTCATGGCAATAACTACTAGAAGTGGGAAGGTTTTACAAG AAGAGCAAGGGGTGGTTGAAGTTAAAAGGGTGCCGGAAAAAGAGAAGGTGCAAGAAGTGAACCAAGAAGGGGTGAAGGAAAAGGAGAAGGAGACATCAAAAGCTCCACCTcctattcctagacctcctccgcctTTTCCTAAAAGACTTATTAGAAGGGTTGATGATAGCAAGCTTAAGAAATTCTATGATATTCTAAAGATATTGTCGGTGAACATTCCATTCTTGGAGGCTTTTCAAGAAATGTCGGGGTTTGCCAATTATTTGAAGGATTTTATCACCAAGAAGAGGACCACAAATAATGAGGTGGTAAACATGACTCACCGGGTTAGCTCTATTATTGCCACAAGCACTGTCCAAAAGAAAGAGGACCCGGGAGCATTTACTATTCCATGCACTATCGGGGAGCgtgactttgcaaaagccctttgtgacaATGGGGATAGCATCAACTTGATGCCACTTGCCATCTACAAGCAAGCGGGATTAGGGATGCCGAGGCCAACAagcatgaggttacaaatggccgATCGATCTATTAAGTGA